From Impatiens glandulifera unplaced genomic scaffold, dImpGla2.1, whole genome shotgun sequence:
CAAAAAATGTAGGGCcaccaaaaaaattatatacatatatgtaaaaaaaaattaaatacatatatgatatatattaaaaaaatgaggcTCAATCCTAGGGCCGGCTAGCTAAATCCATCCACTCCAACACCACACACTCAAGCGGCAAGCACCTAATTTGTGAATTGTGACCAACCAAAGGTTATCTCCAAAGTCCAACCCCGTCCTCTCTCCAAACTTCGACGTTCGTCCATCGTCTCATCTCCTCAATTATTGGTAATCTCTACATCTTGGATTTTAGATTTAATCATtgcaattttaaaaatcaattcattattcttccatcacaatttattttattgtcattGTCATTAGTCAACTATGTTTATTAATGTgatgaaatttgaaatgttagAATGGCTCCTATAACTATAAGAAAGCATGAATCGGGTAGTTCCAAACGCAAAAGAATAAAGGaacgagacaaatttattcAAAGTCAATTAGGGGATATggataaatttgttttcaataaaGGGAACGAAACACAATGTTCAGGGGATATAGGGGTAGATGTAGACATTAATGTTGGTGTAGAAGAAAATGTGGAGCAATCAATGGAGACTCAAACACCTTCCGAGGAAGATGTTGATATTGGtctaaaagaaaatatagagaATCAAATGGAGGAACCTTTTGAAGTAGATATTGATGTTAATGTAGAAGAAACTATGGAGCCTGGTTTGGAAGGGAATGATGATATTCCTAACATCTTTGATCctaaaaattggaaaaatctTGCTCCTAAATTGAGGGATTTATTGGTGAAAAAAGGTCCTCTAAGAGATGTGTTGACAGGAAAATGTCCGAAAAATGGATCAAATAACAGGCGTTTCACATCTGAATTCTATACTATGCACTTATCAAATGGGCAGAAGCATCATCGAGATTGTCTTGTGTATTGTAAGGATCTTGGCAGAGTATTATGCTTCTGCTGTAAAGTCTTCAAGACTAAATGACAACTTTCTTAGTTAACACATGATGGAATAAGGCATTGGGGGCACCTTTCTCACAGTTTGATGCAACATGAACGAAGTTCAGACCATATAACTTTATACTTGATTTGGGTTGAGTTACATGAACGACTAAAAACTAATCAAGTAATAGATAAAGTTTTGCAGGATCAAATTAAATTAGAGACTGAACATTGACGAAAGGTACTACAAAGATTGTTTGCAGTCGTGAAATATTTAGCTAAACAAAGATTGATGTTTCGTGGAACTAATGAGAAGATTTATGATGAAAGCAATGGAAATTTTATGGCTTTAGTTGAAATGGTTACTGAATGGGATTCGACCTTGAAGGAGCATTTAcgaagaaaacaaaatcatgaAAATTCAGTTTCATTATCTCAGTTACAAAATTCAAAACGAGTTGATACTCTTGATAGTTGCTAAAATCAAAGGTACAATCctgaaaagaataaaagaagtcAAGTATTTTTTCAGTAATACTCGATTGTACTCCTGACATAAGTAAGAAAGAACAAATGACATTTATAATAAGGTGTGTTGATTCAAATTGGTAAAATTCTAGTAGAATTGTATTGCATGTCGTGTCTGTGTAATAGATTCAGACTTTTGGTCATTCCTTTTGAAGACAATGTAACAAGAACATTTGTTATTGAAGTAAATTCAATAAGctttatcataaaattttccttaatttttttttatctttttgttgTTGTGATCTTAATTGTTGGTATGCgtagatatttatttatgatattatgttTGTAGTTTTGGTATTTTTCTGTTTTTGGAGTACTTAGGGTCGTATTTGATATCTCGCACAAGGCCTTTAAACATATTGGGTCGGCACTGTTTAGTTCTATATTGATATGTAtcattcttgctcaaatctatggcaCTCTAGCTATCATAGAAAAcaattgcatcttcttgttgcaaACTAAACTCCAGGAGAAATCTAATTACCCACAATAACTCCTTACCAGCTTCAGTTGTTGCAATGTATTACGC
This genomic window contains:
- the LOC124917978 gene encoding zinc finger MYM-type protein 5-like gives rise to the protein MAPITIRKHESGSSKRKRIKERDKFIQSQLGDMDKFVFNKGNETQCSGDIGVDVDINVGVEENVEQSMETQTPSEEDVDIGLKENIENQMEEPFEVDIDVNVEETMEPGLEGNDDIPNIFDPKNWKNLAPKLRDLLVKKGPLRDVLTGKCPKNGSNNRRFTSEFYTMHLSNGQKHHRDCLVYCKDLGRVLCFCCKVFKTK